Part of the Drosophila kikkawai strain 14028-0561.14 chromosome 3L, DkikHiC1v2, whole genome shotgun sequence genome is shown below.
AGGCGCTTTTGTGCGATCGTCTAAATCCATTTTCGGcttcttaattattttcaggTGCTCCTCGCCTTCATGCAGGCAATTCTTTACCTTGCTACCCGTATAATCGGTATGAGTAGGAACACCAAATGTATCAAACCGATTAAATTTCTCCGTatatcttaaacaaaataattaaataataaataatcacgttagtaaaaaataaaaccaaccTTCGATTGATCTGTTCTGCGGGAAAATAGTGATTATGACTTAGGATATGCTGATCATGGAAGTCGGCATACTCCCGATTGACCTGCTCGACAGTTTTTTGGGGCAATATAATCGAGTACACAGACTCTTCGGGTGGGGCGACTCGACCAAAGGTGCGACTGATATTGGTAACAGTATCCGGTTTCGAGTAGGTCTCCATGGCATGACCCAAAGCGGACTTCCGGTGGAACAAATTTTCTTTACCCTCCGAAAAGGGTCCCTCCTTTCGAAGATGTTGATCGAACTGGTCTTGCATATCCTTTTTGGGATACATGGGCGTTCTTTTGCCATATGGTTTGGGTTGGAGTCGTCGGCAGTGGGCCAGAATCTGATTCTCCGCCTCCTCACCAATGTGTAGGTTCACACAGCACTCCTTGGCACCGTACATATCCTCCGGAGTCTTGTAGGAAGAGAGTCCTGCAGCCCGCAAATTGGGATTTCTATCTATGTAATGGCCAAGATTTGTCATTATGTGGGATTAAGGTATTTTGTAATGATTGTTTAAGATTAGCTGTTGACTTTTTTGGGGTATAGGGTTTGTGTTTTATTGTAGAGGCTGACAGAACAGCTTGCTGGGATGATTAGGAAGAGAGAATCAGATGGCTAGAAGGCTTCAAAAACCCTCGAGGTTGCTACTTGAAAAGCTCTTTttctgtaaaatataaataagaaattattacAAGGTTTATATCCTCAATTTACATTCTTTTTTGCTTAAACTTAATTCTTgaatatattactttttattaatatttacaattgcttATAGTAATGTAATAATGTCACCTAAAAAACACCACAAAACTATCAAGTGGAAGAAGTGGTTTCTTTTTCCATCTCTTTGCGAAACTGAGTCACGGATACCAGACCATCCTGCTCTAGGGATTCCTTTTGCTCAACCATCAAACGTTCCCAGATAGCTTCAAAGACCTCTTTGGACATAATACTCTCGAATATACGCTCCATCTGGGCCTTGTCCCGCCGATAGTTGAAATCGCTTGGTGTCAGACCCATCTCTATAACGCAATTCGGCGTTATTATGTCACTGAGCTTGAAAATGGCATTGCGTCGGTATGGTCGATCCCCTACGGGTTTTTTAAACCGATCGCTGGTGAAAATCCTATAGGTTGTCTCCTTGTGGTACATGTTGTCTGGCACAATCCTAGTTTGCTCTACATCTGGTAGTTTTATTTGGATGGAGAGCAGCCGACAGAACTGGTCATAGTTTACCCTTTCCGTGGCACAACCCTCGTCAATGATCATTCGGAAGTGGGCCAATGTGGTGCGTATCTTGGCCTCATGGACTCGGATATTCAGTTTGTACATGGTCTGGAGTATAAGGGGCAGGGGCATGTGACCCGTGTTCTCCTTGTCGATCCTCTCCAGACTGGCCAACAAATCGGTCATGTCGAAATCATTCCGCTTGTGCAGGCTATCCCGCAGTTCGTTCAAATAGGAAAGAGCCTTATCCAGGGTGTCATCTAGCTCGCAgggatttatattttctaaaagcATTTTCGTGGTACATTTATCATGTTTACAAGTGCCAAAGTTGAGGTCAGGGACTTGATATAGGTATCTGAAGATCAAGAAGAGGAAAACTCTATTTTAAACTGTaaactttattaataaataaataaataaatgctatcATCAGATGATAGTGTAACTTAACTGGGTCAAATTTCCTTTAATCAGGTAATCAGGTTACTAAATCGCTAGTActaacaaacaaatttttaaaaatagtctTGTCTATAAAGCTCATAATTTCTAGTCCTAAATGGGCCCACActtgagtaaataaataagaacaaaCTGAAGACAAGAGTGGATAGTAATTACTCGCTGACGTAGTGTTGTATCAGTTGTTATAAACCCACATTTTTGGCTAAGAACgattttgaataattaaaatcttaaaaaaaaatgtctataattttatttatatttataattctttaattttatattattttctacttacttttcatattttctacCCAAAGGCGCTTGAGTACGTTGAACAAACTCCATCCAGGGCTTGTTGACCACCGTTAAGTGCTCGTCACTTGGTTCTAAACATTTTTTCATTACGGAACCACTGGGCTCTCCTCCTTGTAATATGCCAAAGGTTTCTTTAGGATTAAAGGGTTTTGTGtatctaaaataaaaagctattaaaatttgtgataaaaatttaaatcataaaataataacataaaaGAATTGCATACTTTCTGGCAAAACAGAATAAGTTatatctttttaatttaatttgaaatattattcttaaatatttaaaaatataagagaaggtttatttctattttttgtgtCAGAAAAACATCtcaaaaaccataaataaacttttaaaccCACCCACGATTAATCTTCTCCGCTGGAAAATAATGATTATGACTGACAATGCGACCTCTATGGTACTCGGCATATTCCCGATGAACCTGCTCATCCGTCTTCCTTGGCATTATGGTGCTGTACAAGGATTCCGATGGTGGAAGCACTCGACCAAAGGTCTGACTCCAGTTGTTCACATGACTCGGCTTTGAGTGCGTGGCCATAATCTCTCCTATTTCGGCCGACTTGGTCGTAAAGTGTGTCTCCGTGGTGAGTATATCCTGGATGGTAGTATCTGTAAAGCATGGCGTACGTTTACCTATTGGCTCTGGCTTTTTCCGCCAACACTGCTCCTGCAAATGATTGCGGATAATATCCAAAGGATCCGCAGTGAACAGAAGTTCTCTGAAATTTGGTTCTCCTGGTAGAGACGGCAATCCCGCAGCCCTTTGGTTGCCATTCCTCTCGATATAGAGCCCTTTATTGGCCAttgtttttgttagtttttgtcttttttgtGGTGTCAAGtgtttaaatgtaaatgttttgttgtttgtgtgttttgtttggtttaaaGATTATTTCGACACTTAAAGAAACATGTactatatttttgaaaatttattgattgaagaattatagaattttaaagGCTGATCCTTTAGCCCCTCCTGCGGGTCACAACCACGACGGTCTTGATGCACCTCTTGGGGTTCTTGCACTTCTTCTTGGGAATTCGAGTGTGGCACCAGTTGTTGCTTCTGTTGCACTTGATCTTGTTGGGGGAGGAGGTCGTGGTCGTGGTCGCGGTTGTAGCCGCAGTGGTTGTGGTTGTGGTCGTGGTGGCCGCTTCAGTGGTTGTGGTGGTTTGCGATGCAGCCAACTGGATGGCCAGGACAATGAGGATAGCCACAAAGAGGAACTTCATTTTAAATGCTGATTGCTGAGGGAAAACTGTTGCTGAAGTATTGAACGTTCGAGTGTTGTTATTAGCTCCAAGTAGGGGTACAGCTTTTATACCTAAAGATCAACTTCCGTTTTAATTGGGTTTGTAAACATTATAATCTTAGATTTCCGTAAGAATTAATGGAATAGCAAATACccaaaagtaaatatttgttaatcaaagtttaaagtaaagtaaactTCAATGGGTTTTGTCAGCAAGTTATAACATTGAAGATTGATTCTTGATTCTTGTCATATTCTTGTTTATATAAAGACAATAATTTGGTAAATGTTGTTTTTGACTTGAGCTAGCAATTGGTGGAAAAAACTTATAGACCAATATTTGTTCACTActtcaataaaaaatcaagaaattaaCTTAACTTTTAACAACTTGAAATATCTTCtcaaagaaataatttattactcTATCAATAAATACTacatcttatatatattttttaaatttatattaattattgttattttattatattttatattttccatttatattacttttttttttgttccctAAAAATTCTCCTTTGCCAGCTTTACTTCCTCTGAAAACTGTGTGACCGATGCCAGACCCTCTTGATCCTGCTTCTTGGCCATCAGGCTCTGCCAAATCACCTCGAATTCCTCCTTGGCGATGAGATTTCTAAAGACTTGTTCGATTTCCTTTTTAGGACGTAGCTGGGTGAAATCGCTGGCTTGCAGGCCACCCAAAGCATCGGTTTCCGGCGATAGGAGTTCCTTCATACCAGTCCTATCCTTTTCCACCTTGTGTCCTCGCGAAACCTTTTGCTGATTCTGAAGATCGGCACAAAACAACCGATAGGTGGTATCCAGGGAACCCACATCGGCATAAGTGGACACACTACCCATGGAGGGCAGTGGTTCCTTGCTGGAGAGAAGCTTGCAAAACTCTCGGTACTTCACTCGCTCACTGCAGAGCCCCTCATCAACGATCATTTGGTAATGGGACATCACAATTCGTATCTTTTGGGTCTCCAGGGAAATGCGGTAGCTACGCAGGATCTCCACGAGGCGAGCGATTGGCAGGAGACCCGTTAACTCCGGATCGCTACGCTCCATAATTGCAACCAGGCGGGGCAGGTGGATATCATCACGCTCTCGGAGCCGTATACGCTGAGCATTCAGGTGACTTAGGGCGTCCATTAGGCGATCGGTTCGCCCATTCGCAACGATGTTATAGATAACCGTCTTGACATCGCCAGTGCTGGGTGGAATCACACCAAAGGTGATGTCGGGAACCTCATAAAGATACCTTTTAGGGataaagaaaatgaaattaaaaatatatatttaaaaaattgttatatactttttaattttctttcccAAAGGAGCCACTGTGCGTTCCATAAAGTCCACTTGAGCCTTGCCAATAACTTTCACGTGGTTCTCACCCTCCGTCAGGCAGTTTTTCACCTTGAGTCCATGGTCacctatttttttgatttctcCGCAAGGATTATGCCGGTCAAAGGACTTGCTATatctaaaagaaaatatatttttatataaatattttctttataatttataagaccTACTTGCGATTGATTTGCTCTGCTGGAAAATAATGATTGTGGCTAACAATACGCTGCTCATGGAACTCTTTAAACTCCTTACTAACCTGCTCTGGTGTCTTGGGTGGCATTACCAATGCATACAAGGATGTAGTAGGGGTCAGACTCGAAGGACAGCCAAAAGTCCGACTCATATTGGTCACACTCTCCGGTTTGGAGAAGGCTGGCTGGACTTCCCCTACTTTGGCCCTTTTGAAATACAGCTCCTCGAAGAACTCCTCCTTGAAGGAAGCAAAGCGAGACTTTTGCAGCTCCACGGTAAGCAGATCCTGTATACTATTGACCGGAATAACTGGTCCATCCGGGATATAGAACTTGGCACTACTCTGACCGCAGGAGTTGGCCCTCACCAGACTCTCGGCCAACTCCTCTGGATGAGCTATGTCCAGGCAATTGCGCATTGCTTTGCCGCCCTTGACACCCTGGGTGGACACTCCTGCTGTGGGTATATCTGCATTTCGATCTATAACTTGTGATTTGTGTACCTTCTTAAACATGTTTTGTGTAGTGTAGTGTTTAAGGTGTGTAGATATGTGTATAAGTGTTTTAGGAACAAACATTTCCTTGAGGTAATTCATTTGACAAATTAGAAAAAGACTAGCAACAGATTTTCAATAGAATAATCATCTTCCTCTTCACAAAAATcgttgaaattttaaataaataaataatttctttaattggTCTTGCAAAATGAGTATGTTCACATGTCAAATAATTTATGGCTTAGCACTAGTTCAACTTTAGCTACGTCTTCTAGTCTATTGTACATTGTTCATTGcacttttatttatctttctCTAACTTTCCGCGGCAATGGcattcttatttttctcagtTCAGGGGGTGATTCTTGTGTATCACAAAGTCCCAGGTGTCCTTCCAGCGTAGTTCACGTACCTCATTGGTGGTCATCTTACGCGCTCCATAACTAAAAGGTATAAACTTGACGAAAATGGCCAAAACGGCCAAAAGCCACAAGCCAATGGCCAAGCGATAGCCTCGCACAATGTTGACTCCGCGTCCTGTGCAGATCAACCGAAGCAGATAATCCACATGTTCGATGACAAAGCACAAGAGGAGCAGCTTAAAGACAAAGGCTGGCAAGTAGTTGTGCAGAAAGAGAGTGCGATCCACAAAGAAGTACGGCAGGTAATGCATCAGGTAACCCACAAAGAAGGTGTCTCCAGCAATAAGAAAGCGCTGCCACTCTGATTCCGAGATATCAAAGCACAAACGTCGACGACGTATAGCATAGAAGGCAAGTAATACGGCGTAAAAGAAAAGCGCAGCAGTGGCCGAGTACCAGATGAGCACATTTCCCAGTAGATAAATTTGGGCACTGGACTCTGCGTCCAGCCAGTAGGCAATGCCCTTATCCATCAGCGGCCATTCGTGCGGCATAGAGCTGTACATGTGGGTAGGCACTGTCTTTGATTGGGTCAGCATCTTGGCCTGCAGCTCCAGTAACTTGGCCCAGAAGGTTAGCTGCGTCTTCTCCGTGGGTATCATTTCGGCGGTCATTAGCTGGCGTTCCCGCTCCCGGTGATCCTCAGCTGATAAAGTGGAATTCGATTAAAAAATACtccttatatatatttcactttACTCACTCTGCGTATAGCGATGCTCCTCAACATTCCAAATGGTATCCTCCTGACTCTTCTCACGATCCGCCACCACTTCATGCTGATTAAAGCCCCATTCTGGTAATTGGCGACCCGTAAACTTCAGGGCCGCTCCAGTGGTCTC
Proteins encoded:
- the LOC108073783 gene encoding uncharacterized protein isoform X2, producing MSRFIGNMPSTIEVALSVIIIIFQRRRLIVAFYFRYTKPFNPKETFGILQGGEPSGSVMKKCLEPSDEHLTVVNKPWMEFVQRTQAPLGRKYEKYLYQVPDLNFGTCKHDKCTTKMLLENINPCELDDTLDKALSYLNELRDSLHKRNDFDMTDLLASLERIDKENTGHMPLPLILQTMYKLNIRVHEAKIRTTLAHFRMIIDEGCATERVNYDQFCRLLSIQIKLPDVEQTRIVPDNMYHKETTYRIFTSDRFKKPVGDRPYRRNAIFKLSDIITPNCVIEMGLTPSDFNYRRDKAQMERIFESIMSKEVFEAIWERLMVEQKESLEQDGLVSVTQFRKEMEKETTSST
- the LOC108073783 gene encoding EF-hand domain-containing family member B isoform X1, which translates into the protein MANKGLYIERNGNQRAAGLPSLPGEPNFRELLFTADPLDIIRNHLQEQCWRKKPEPIGKRTPCFTDTTIQDILTTETHFTTKSAEIGEIMATHSKPSHVNNWSQTFGRVLPPSESLYSTIMPRKTDEQVHREYAEYHRGRIVSHNHYFPAEKINRGYTKPFNPKETFGILQGGEPSGSVMKKCLEPSDEHLTVVNKPWMEFVQRTQAPLGRKYEKYLYQVPDLNFGTCKHDKCTTKMLLENINPCELDDTLDKALSYLNELRDSLHKRNDFDMTDLLASLERIDKENTGHMPLPLILQTMYKLNIRVHEAKIRTTLAHFRMIIDEGCATERVNYDQFCRLLSIQIKLPDVEQTRIVPDNMYHKETTYRIFTSDRFKKPVGDRPYRRNAIFKLSDIITPNCVIEMGLTPSDFNYRRDKAQMERIFESIMSKEVFEAIWERLMVEQKESLEQDGLVSVTQFRKEMEKETTSST
- the LOC121503158 gene encoding integumentary mucin C.1-like is translated as MKFLFVAILIVLAIQLAASQTTTTTEAATTTTTTTTAATTATTTTTSSPNKIKCNRSNNWCHTRIPKKKCKNPKRCIKTVVVVTRRRG
- the LOC108073875 gene encoding EF-hand domain-containing family member B, with the protein product MFVPKTLIHISTHLKHYTTQNMFKKVHKSQVIDRNADIPTAGVSTQGVKGGKAMRNCLDIAHPEELAESLVRANSCGQSSAKFYIPDGPVIPVNSIQDLLTVELQKSRFASFKEEFFEELYFKRAKVGEVQPAFSKPESVTNMSRTFGCPSSLTPTTSLYALVMPPKTPEQVSKEFKEFHEQRIVSHNHYFPAEQINRKYSKSFDRHNPCGEIKKIGDHGLKVKNCLTEGENHVKVIGKAQVDFMERTVAPLGKKIKKYLYEVPDITFGVIPPSTGDVKTVIYNIVANGRTDRLMDALSHLNAQRIRLRERDDIHLPRLVAIMERSDPELTGLLPIARLVEILRSYRISLETQKIRIVMSHYQMIVDEGLCSERVKYREFCKLLSSKEPLPSMGSVSTYADVGSLDTTYRLFCADLQNQQKVSRGHKVEKDRTGMKELLSPETDALGGLQASDFTQLRPKKEIEQVFRNLIAKEEFEVIWQSLMAKKQDQEGLASVTQFSEEVKLAKENF